The following proteins are encoded in a genomic region of Procambarus clarkii isolate CNS0578487 chromosome 23, FALCON_Pclarkii_2.0, whole genome shotgun sequence:
- the LOC123764143 gene encoding uncharacterized protein has translation MTKYRQAPLETSTDKHHWRQVPASTTGYKYRQASLETSTDKHHWRQVPASTTGDTYRQAPLETSTDKHHWRQVPASTTGDKYRQAPLETSTDKHHRIQVPTSTTGDKYRQAPLETSTGKHHRIQVPASTTGDKYRQAPLETSTSKHHWRHVPTSTTGDKYRQAPLETSTDKHHWRQVPASTTGDKYRQAPQDTSTDKHHWRQVPTSTTGYKYRQAPLETSTGKHHWRQVPTSTTGDKYRQAPLETSTDKHHWRQVPTSTTGDKYRQAPLETSTGKHHWRQVPTSTTGDKYRQAPLETSTGKHHWRHVPTSTTGDKYRQAPLEIQLYIACCYATGSSTTTGVCQDPGPNSYTFGKVFFADQEYNI, from the coding sequence atgacCAAGTACCGGCAAGCACCACTGGAGACAAGTACCGACAAGCACCACTGGAGACAAGTACCGGCAAGCACCACAGGATACAAGTACCGACAAGCATCACTGGAGACAAGTACCGACAAGCACCACTGGAGACAAGTACCAGCAAGCACCACTGGAGACACGTACCGACAAGCACCACTGGAGACAAGTACCGACAAGCACCACTGGAGACAAGTACCGGCAAGCACCACTGGAGACAAGTACCGGCAAGCACCACTGGAGACAAGTACCGACAAGCACCACAGGATACAAGTACCGACAAGCACCACTGGAGACAAGTACCGGCAAGCACCACTGGAGACAAGTACCGGCAAGCACCACAGGATACAAGTACCGGCAAGCACCACTGGAGACAAGTACCGACAAGCACCACTGGAGACAAGTACCAGCAAGCACCACTGGAGACACGTACCGACAAGCACCACTGGAGACAAGTACCGACAAGCACCACTGGAGACAAGTACCGACAAGCACCACTGGAGACAAGTACCGGCAAGCACCACTGGAGACAAGTACCGACAAGCACCACAGGATACAAGTACCGACAAGCACCACTGGAGACAAGTACCGACAAGCACCACAGGATACAAGTACCGGCAAGCACCATTGGAGACAAGTACCGGCAAGCACCACTGGAGACAAGTACCGACAAGCACCACTGGAGACAAGTACCGACAAGCACCACTGGAGACAAGTACCGACAAGCACCACTGGAGACAAGTACCGACAAGCACCACTGGAGACAAGTACCGGCAAGCACCACTGGAGACAAGTACCGGCAAGCACCACTGGAGACAAGTACCGACAAGCACAACAGGAGACAAGTACCGGCAAGCACCACTGGAGACAAGTACCGGCAAGCACCACTGGAGACACGTACCAACAAGCACCACTGGAGACAAGTACCGGCAAGCACCACTGGAGATTCAACTTTACATTGCATGTTGCTATGCCAcaggaagcagcaccaccacaggggtctgCCAGGACCCAGGACCAAACAGCTACACATTTGGAAAGGTGTTCTTTGCAGATCAAGAATATAACATATGA